The following is a genomic window from Citrifermentans bemidjiense Bem.
CCGCTGCAAGATCCGCTACAGGTCCGCTATCGGCCTCATCCCCTGAAGATTTGATTATCTTCTGTGACATCCGGCTGTTCACCGTCTGCAGGCGAACCCCATCACCTTTTCGATGCACTCCTTGAAGTTGATCGGCTTGGAGATGTAGTCGTCCATGCCGGCGTCGAGGCAGCGCCGCTGGTCTTCTTTCATGGCATGAGCCGTCATGGCTATGATGGGAATCCGCCCCCCCTGCTCCTGTTCCCGGATGGCGCGAGTGGCCTGAAAGCCATCCATACGCGGCATCTGCACATCCATCAGTATCAGGTCGTACTCCCCTTGCCGCCACATCTCAACGACCTTTGCGCCGTCCTCGGCGAAATCCACCGAGAACTGCAGCCTCTGCAGCATCGTTGCCAGCACCTGCCTGATAGTGGCGTCGTCTTCTGCAATCAGCAGGCGCAACCCGGCGAGCTCCTGTCCCCCGGGATCGGGCGCGACGCTCTCGCTCACGGCTACCTCGGCAGGCTGTTCGTCAGGGTGCGGGACGACCAGGCGCGCAGTGAAGGTGAAGGTGCTTCCCACCCCCTCCCCGCTTTCGAAACCGATCTCCCCTCCCATCCGCTGAACGATCTCCTTGCTGATGGCAAGGCCAAGACCGGTCCCCCCGTAGTTGCGGGTATTGGAATCGTCGATCTGGCTGAAGGCCTGGAAGAGCAGGTGCCTCTTGTCCTGCGGAATCCCTATGCCCGTGTCACTCACACGGAAGCGCAGCAGCGACTCTCCCTCAGGCGTTTTGTCCGCCACCTCGACCTGCACCGTTACCCTCCCCCGCTCCGTGAACTTCACGGCGTTGCCGACCAGGTTGGTCAGTACCTGGCGCAGCCTGACCTGGTCGCCGGCCACACGCGCAGGCAGGTCCTGCGCGAGGTCGAGTTCCAGTTCGATCCCCTTGCGCTTCGCCTCGGGAGCGGCGATATCTACCGCCTCAGCTACGCAACTTTTGAGGGAAAAAGGCTTTAAATCCAGCGAATACTTCCCGGCTTCCACCTTGGAGAGATCGAGGATGTCGTTCAGTATCTGCAACAGCGATCGCCCCGAGCGGTAGGCGGTCCGGATGTAATCGCTTCGCTCCAGATCGGAAGGGGATTGCAGTGCCAGGTCCAGCATCCCCAGCACCCCCGTCATAGGGGTTCTCAGCTCATGGCTCATATTGGCAAGGAACTGGCTCTTGGTCCTGCTGGCCGCTTCTGCCGCCTGTTTGGCCTGCTGCAGATTCTCCTCGGTGGTTTTTCGCTCCATTGCTATGGAAACCTGATCCGCCACCGCCTTCATGAGCGAAAGGTCGTCCTCGCTGAAGGTTTTCCTGGTCCTGGTCCCGAAGGAGAGAGTCCCGAGCACCCGTCCGTGCGACATGAGAGGATGACAGGCATAGGCCGTGATGCCGAGCGATTTCACCAGTTCCGTACGTGGATCTGGCACCTCCGGAATGTTCTCGGCCACTATGCGGCAAGCATCCCTGGCAGCACAGCCACAGACCGCCACCCCGTACTCTAGGTACCGCAGGGACTCCGCGCATGCGGCGCTTATGCCGGCGCAGGCATTC
Proteins encoded in this region:
- a CDS encoding MASE3 domain-containing protein, yielding MATKTDLADRDVAIPLIVFIFAVCGLYVSSLSSYLLFHALVEIFCILVLLGSFVVAWNSRRQLDNHYFLFLAISFLSSGTFELLHTLSYKGLSIFPGYDANLPTQFWIASRYVFSLSFLIAPVFIARRLKVAVTLAAFACITALLVSAVFSGSFPDCFVEGAGLTPFKVYSEYVIIAVLAAAIMLLLAKKEAFDTRVLRALIWSLTTAAAADVAFTKYVSVYGSANLLGHLFLLLSAFLVYRAIVVTGIEDPAALLFRSLELSREQFRRSIADAPIPVIMHAEDGEVLQVSGSWTELTGYAVEDIPTLKAWLDRAVSAADCDAVRTAVSELCAGNRQSFRWEMSILTRDGRSRYWNISASSPGTLQDGRRFVVCMAVDITERRESEAALQRGNLRLDLLASNASRLLESDAPQQLVDELCQKVMSYVSCDAYFNFLVDEQAGCLRLNACAGISAACAESLRYLEYGVAVCGCAARDACRIVAENIPEVPDPRTELVKSLGITAYACHPLMSHGRVLGTLSFGTRTRKTFSEDDLSLMKAVADQVSIAMERKTTEENLQQAKQAAEAASRTKSQFLANMSHELRTPMTGVLGMLDLALQSPSDLERSDYIRTAYRSGRSLLQILNDILDLSKVEAGKYSLDLKPFSLKSCVAEAVDIAAPEAKRKGIELELDLAQDLPARVAGDQVRLRQVLTNLVGNAVKFTERGRVTVQVEVADKTPEGESLLRFRVSDTGIGIPQDKRHLLFQAFSQIDDSNTRNYGGTGLGLAISKEIVQRMGGEIGFESGEGVGSTFTFTARLVVPHPDEQPAEVAVSESVAPDPGGQELAGLRLLIAEDDATIRQVLATMLQRLQFSVDFAEDGAKVVEMWRQGEYDLILMDVQMPRMDGFQATRAIREQEQGGRIPIIAMTAHAMKEDQRRCLDAGMDDYISKPINFKECIEKVMGFACRR